The Citrifermentans bemidjiense Bem genome window below encodes:
- a CDS encoding fumarate reductase/succinate dehydrogenase flavoprotein subunit, producing MILDGKCPKGPIQTSWDRHRFDLKLVNPANKRKYKILVVGTGLAGGAAAASLGELGYNVEAFCYQDSARRAHSIAAQGGINAAKNYPNDGDSIYRLFYDTIKGGDFRAREADVWRLAQVSNNIIDQCVAQGVPFARDYAGYLDNRSFGGAQVSRTFYARGQTGQQLLLGAYSALSRQVKAGTVKLFARTEMLDLVVVDGEAKGITIRDLITGEIRTHVGDAVVLATGGYVNVFYLSTNAMGCSVTANWRAHKKGAFFANPCYTQIHPTCIPQSGDHQSKLTLMSESLRNDGRCWAPKKKGDNRHPNEIPEDERDYYLERKYPSFGNLAPRDIASRAAKEQCDDGRGVGPGGRGVNLDFSAAIQRVGEDTIRERYGNLFEMYEKITDENAYKQPMRMYPAPHYSMGGLWVDYNCESNVPGLFVLGEANFSVHGANRLGASALMQGLADGYFVIPYTIANYLAKTKPGAVKADHPECKKSIEDVKSYNNRLLNINGKKTVSEFHRELGKIMWENVGMARSEETLKDAIKKIPVLREEFWKNVKVTGKGEELNQQLENAGRVADFLEFGELMAKDALHRNESCGGHFRVEHQMPDGEAKRDDENYCYVGAWEFKGVDKEPELHKEPLAFDNVHLAVRSYK from the coding sequence GTGATACTCGACGGAAAATGTCCGAAAGGACCGATTCAGACCTCGTGGGACCGGCACCGCTTCGACCTGAAGCTGGTCAACCCCGCAAACAAGCGTAAGTACAAGATCCTCGTTGTCGGCACCGGCCTGGCCGGCGGCGCAGCCGCAGCTTCCTTGGGCGAGCTCGGCTACAACGTCGAAGCCTTCTGCTACCAGGACAGCGCACGTCGCGCCCACTCCATCGCAGCGCAGGGCGGCATCAACGCCGCGAAAAACTACCCGAACGACGGCGACAGCATCTACCGCCTGTTCTACGACACCATCAAAGGCGGCGACTTCCGCGCCCGCGAGGCGGACGTGTGGCGTCTGGCCCAGGTGTCCAACAACATCATCGACCAGTGCGTGGCCCAGGGTGTCCCCTTCGCCCGCGACTACGCCGGCTACCTGGATAACCGCTCCTTCGGCGGCGCGCAGGTTTCCCGTACCTTCTACGCCCGTGGCCAAACGGGCCAGCAGCTCCTTCTGGGCGCCTACTCGGCACTCTCCCGCCAGGTGAAGGCTGGGACCGTGAAGCTCTTCGCCCGCACCGAGATGCTGGATCTTGTCGTCGTCGACGGCGAGGCCAAAGGGATCACCATACGCGACCTGATCACCGGCGAGATCCGCACCCACGTGGGTGACGCGGTCGTCCTCGCCACCGGCGGCTACGTGAACGTGTTCTACCTCTCCACCAACGCGATGGGGTGCTCCGTCACCGCCAACTGGCGCGCTCACAAAAAAGGCGCCTTCTTCGCCAACCCCTGCTACACGCAGATCCACCCGACCTGCATCCCGCAGTCCGGCGACCACCAGTCCAAGCTGACCCTCATGTCCGAGTCGCTCAGGAACGACGGCCGCTGCTGGGCTCCCAAGAAGAAGGGGGACAACCGTCACCCCAACGAGATCCCGGAAGACGAGCGCGACTACTACCTGGAGAGGAAGTATCCCTCCTTCGGCAACCTCGCTCCCCGCGACATCGCCTCGCGCGCTGCGAAAGAGCAGTGCGACGACGGGCGCGGCGTCGGCCCTGGCGGCCGCGGCGTGAATCTGGACTTCTCCGCTGCGATCCAGCGCGTCGGTGAGGACACCATCCGCGAGCGCTACGGCAACCTCTTCGAGATGTACGAGAAGATCACCGACGAGAACGCGTACAAACAGCCGATGCGCATGTACCCGGCACCGCACTACTCCATGGGCGGCCTCTGGGTCGACTACAACTGCGAGAGCAACGTCCCGGGCCTGTTCGTTTTGGGCGAGGCGAACTTCTCGGTCCACGGCGCTAACCGCCTGGGCGCCTCGGCACTGATGCAGGGCCTGGCCGACGGCTACTTCGTCATCCCCTACACCATCGCCAACTACCTCGCCAAGACCAAGCCGGGCGCCGTCAAGGCGGATCACCCGGAGTGCAAGAAGTCGATCGAGGACGTGAAGAGCTACAACAACCGCCTGCTCAACATCAACGGCAAGAAGACCGTTTCCGAGTTCCACCGCGAACTGGGCAAGATCATGTGGGAAAACGTCGGCATGGCGAGAAGCGAAGAGACCCTCAAGGACGCCATCAAGAAGATCCCGGTCCTGCGCGAGGAGTTCTGGAAGAACGTCAAGGTCACCGGCAAGGGCGAGGAACTGAACCAGCAGCTGGAGAACGCCGGCCGCGTGGCGGACTTCCTCGAGTTCGGCGAGCTGATGGCAAAGGACGCTCTGCACAGGAACGAGTCCTGCGGTGGCCACTTCCGCGTCGAGCACCAGATGCCGGACGGCGAGGCGAAGCGCGACGACGAGAACTACTGCTACGTCGGGGCCTGGGAGTTCAAAGGTGTCGACAAGGAGCCCGAACTGCACAAGGAGCCGTTGGCGTTCGATAACGTACATCTGGCGGTAAGGAGTTATAAATAA
- the murJ gene encoding murein biosynthesis integral membrane protein MurJ, which yields MSEKKNIARAAGVLGAATMLSRIMGMVRDMVVSRLFGAGMYTDAFFAAFQIPNMLRRFFAEGALTSAFVPTFSEWHSTKGEEETRALANVCFTALTMVMAAITVVGIIFSPQLVKLMFPGFASNPEKLSMTILLNRLMFPYIFFVSIVALCMGILNTLRHFFTPAISTVFLNIAMILSAVLLHNQFHVPIVALAIGVLIGGVLQLVLQLPVLYRMGFSIRPNFNFSHPALKRITLLMGPSIFGVGVYYLNIAVGSILASLLPEGSVSYLYYAQRLFEFPQGIFTVSVAQAVLPSMSRQAAAGDMDALKESLSYGVRLTLFITIPAMVGLMICATPIFSLLFMGGAFDYAKAVNCGIALLYYSLGLAFVALVRVLVPAFYALKDTKTPVYTAFCAFLLNLLFSLLLMGPLKHGGLALASSLSALGNMLLLLWFLRKKIGPFGGRAILAAGIKGVLASVPMAVVSYWIVHLIDWSPVGGRLLKGGVLGAAVAAGMAVFLVTAHALRCEEATDIVGLIRKKVLRK from the coding sequence TTGTCGGAAAAGAAGAACATAGCCCGCGCCGCCGGCGTACTGGGCGCCGCGACCATGCTTTCGCGCATCATGGGAATGGTCCGCGACATGGTGGTATCCCGCCTCTTCGGCGCGGGGATGTACACGGACGCTTTCTTCGCCGCGTTCCAGATTCCCAACATGCTGCGCCGCTTCTTCGCAGAGGGGGCGCTCACCTCCGCGTTCGTGCCTACCTTCTCCGAGTGGCACTCGACCAAAGGGGAAGAAGAGACGCGCGCCCTGGCCAACGTCTGCTTCACAGCCCTTACCATGGTGATGGCGGCCATAACCGTCGTGGGGATCATCTTCTCTCCGCAGCTCGTTAAGCTGATGTTCCCGGGCTTCGCCTCCAACCCCGAAAAACTTTCGATGACCATCCTGCTGAACCGGCTCATGTTCCCCTACATCTTCTTCGTGAGCATAGTCGCCCTCTGCATGGGAATACTGAACACGCTGCGCCACTTCTTCACCCCGGCAATCTCTACGGTGTTCCTGAACATCGCCATGATCCTGTCGGCGGTGCTGCTGCATAACCAGTTCCATGTCCCCATCGTGGCGCTCGCCATAGGTGTGCTCATCGGCGGCGTGCTGCAACTGGTGCTGCAACTCCCAGTACTCTACCGGATGGGATTCTCCATCCGGCCCAACTTCAACTTCTCCCATCCGGCGCTCAAAAGGATCACACTCCTCATGGGCCCGTCGATCTTCGGCGTCGGGGTCTACTACCTCAACATAGCGGTCGGCTCGATACTCGCCTCGCTCCTTCCCGAGGGGAGCGTCTCTTATCTCTACTACGCGCAGCGTCTCTTCGAGTTCCCCCAGGGGATCTTCACGGTCTCGGTGGCGCAGGCCGTGCTCCCCTCCATGAGCAGGCAGGCTGCGGCGGGGGACATGGATGCGCTCAAAGAGTCGCTCTCCTACGGGGTGAGGCTCACCCTTTTCATCACCATCCCCGCCATGGTCGGGCTGATGATCTGCGCCACACCGATTTTCTCTCTGCTCTTCATGGGGGGCGCCTTCGACTACGCCAAGGCGGTCAACTGCGGCATCGCGCTTCTTTACTACTCCCTCGGCCTTGCCTTCGTGGCGCTGGTGCGGGTGCTGGTCCCTGCCTTCTATGCCCTGAAGGACACGAAGACGCCGGTTTACACCGCATTCTGCGCTTTCCTGCTCAACCTTCTCTTCAGCCTACTCCTCATGGGGCCGCTGAAGCATGGAGGGCTTGCACTCGCCTCTTCCCTCTCCGCGCTAGGGAACATGCTTCTATTGCTCTGGTTCTTGAGGAAGAAGATAGGTCCCTTCGGCGGGCGCGCGATTCTGGCCGCTGGCATCAAGGGGGTCCTCGCCTCGGTCCCCATGGCGGTCGTGTCCTACTGGATCGTGCACCTGATAGACTGGTCGCCGGTTGGAGGGCGGCTTTTGAAAGGAGGGGTACTCGGGGCCGCCGTCGCGGCAGGAATGGCCGTCTTCCTCGTAACCGCGCATGCGTTGCGCTGCGAGGAGGCGACAGACATCGTGGGACTGATCAGGAAAAAGGTACTGAGAAAATGA
- a CDS encoding substrate-binding domain-containing protein codes for MKRVLLAVAVVLCSFLNANADTIKIAGSGQMLPLATALGKGYMKKHPGDVVEVNPKSLGQKNGVEAVSEGYIDIATSARRLGEEERRLQVKPYEVATVAAFFAVHPSVPVRNLTSHEICDIYSGKTTNWKQVGGKDARIVVLTRPEKDSTKIVMRQQVPGFAKVEEPPTVQSKLRAKDMMTSLAGTPDAIGMVDAVNYADAAGKFIALKLDGKDITSSITGPIQHHYQFVLNKNPSPADLRFIQFVRSAEGQAIIRQEKANPVKF; via the coding sequence ATGAAACGTGTCTTGCTAGCCGTAGCCGTCGTCCTTTGCTCCTTCCTCAACGCCAACGCGGATACCATCAAGATCGCAGGTTCCGGTCAGATGCTCCCGCTGGCGACCGCACTGGGAAAGGGATACATGAAGAAGCACCCGGGCGACGTGGTGGAAGTGAACCCGAAATCGCTGGGGCAGAAAAACGGCGTCGAGGCAGTGAGCGAGGGGTACATCGACATCGCCACCTCGGCGCGCAGGCTGGGGGAGGAAGAGAGAAGGCTTCAGGTAAAGCCGTATGAAGTCGCTACCGTGGCGGCCTTTTTCGCAGTGCACCCCTCCGTCCCCGTGCGCAACCTCACCAGCCACGAGATCTGCGACATCTACTCGGGCAAGACCACCAACTGGAAGCAGGTCGGCGGCAAGGACGCCAGGATCGTGGTCCTGACCCGGCCGGAGAAGGATTCCACCAAGATCGTGATGCGCCAGCAGGTCCCCGGCTTCGCCAAGGTCGAGGAGCCCCCGACGGTGCAGTCGAAGCTCCGCGCCAAGGACATGATGACCTCCCTCGCCGGCACCCCTGACGCCATCGGCATGGTCGACGCCGTGAACTATGCCGACGCCGCGGGTAAATTCATCGCGCTGAAGCTCGACGGCAAGGACATCACCTCCTCCATCACCGGCCCGATCCAGCACCACTACCAGTTCGTGCTCAACAAGAACCCTTCCCCGGCGGACCTGAGGTTCATCCAGTTCGTCCGCTCCGCGGAAGGGCAGGCGATCATCAGGCAGGAGAAGGCGAACCCGGTTAAGTTCTAG
- a CDS encoding c-type cytochrome produces the protein MNRNLHLILLLLLALLASSCSKGKQQPPEGRKSIPFPEELTGEPLFNERCLTCHKVGEKGGTVGPDLSLVGAKRDARFFKQVIREPSKVFPGTVMPAFDSFSEKQVDSLVDYLGTLK, from the coding sequence ATGAACCGAAACCTGCACCTGATACTGCTCCTGCTTCTCGCCCTTCTTGCCTCCTCCTGCTCCAAGGGGAAACAACAACCCCCTGAAGGGAGAAAGAGCATCCCTTTTCCTGAGGAGTTGACCGGGGAACCGCTCTTCAACGAGCGCTGCCTGACCTGCCACAAGGTCGGCGAAAAAGGGGGAACTGTGGGGCCGGACCTTTCCCTTGTGGGCGCCAAGCGCGACGCCCGCTTTTTTAAGCAGGTGATACGGGAGCCGTCGAAGGTTTTTCCCGGCACCGTCATGCCCGCGTTCGACAGCTTCTCGGAAAAGCAGGTCGATTCGCTGGTCGACTACCTGGGCACGCTTAAGTAA
- a CDS encoding methylated-DNA--[protein]-cysteine S-methyltransferase yields MKKNHVTAIARSIYQAPCGFGVLAANENGLVAHHLPFGSACAGDALELAAALHPEATKESALTRDAAALMARYFAGEKVSFDFPLELEGFTPFQVAVYRFVAKIPYGKVLSYLEVAAACGSPKGARAVGGAMARNALPILIPCHRVVGASGVMTGFTAPGGVASKRELLAMEGAVLSDTGVLQGRCGGGFAQAFHGGD; encoded by the coding sequence ATGAAAAAGAACCATGTAACGGCAATCGCCCGCTCCATCTACCAGGCCCCCTGCGGCTTCGGGGTGCTGGCGGCGAACGAAAACGGGCTAGTGGCCCATCATCTCCCCTTCGGCTCCGCCTGCGCCGGCGACGCCCTTGAGCTTGCCGCCGCACTGCATCCCGAGGCGACTAAAGAGAGCGCCCTGACCCGCGACGCGGCGGCGCTTATGGCACGTTATTTCGCCGGGGAAAAAGTCTCTTTCGACTTCCCCCTGGAACTTGAGGGGTTCACCCCGTTCCAGGTGGCGGTGTACCGGTTCGTCGCGAAGATCCCCTACGGCAAGGTCCTGAGCTATCTGGAAGTTGCAGCCGCCTGCGGTTCGCCTAAGGGGGCGCGGGCCGTCGGAGGCGCCATGGCGAGGAACGCACTCCCGATCCTGATACCCTGCCATCGGGTGGTGGGAGCATCCGGTGTGATGACCGGATTTACCGCTCCGGGGGGAGTCGCATCCAAGCGCGAACTCCTTGCGATGGAAGGTGCGGTTTTGAGCGACACAGGGGTGTTGCAGGGGCGTTGCGGCGGGGGTTTTGCACAGGCTTTCCACGGGGGCGATTGA
- a CDS encoding succinate dehydrogenase/fumarate reductase iron-sulfur subunit, translated as MNLTLHVWRQSGPKEPGKLEQYEAKNVSPDQSFLEMLDEVNEHLIKEGKDPIVFDHDCREGICGMCSQVINGVPHGGQERTTVCQLHMRRFSDGDTIYIEPWRALAFPILKDLIVDRDALEKIMQAGGYTSCHTGGVADGNALLVPKPDADYAMDAAECIGCGACVAACPNGSAMLYTSAKVAQLAALPQGKAEAAERVCAMTDAMQAAGFGNCSNHYECQAACPKGINVKFIARLNREYQKALFK; from the coding sequence ATGAACCTCACACTACACGTATGGCGCCAAAGCGGCCCCAAAGAGCCGGGCAAGCTCGAGCAGTACGAGGCCAAGAACGTAAGTCCCGACCAGTCCTTCCTGGAGATGCTCGACGAGGTGAACGAGCACCTCATCAAGGAAGGAAAAGATCCGATCGTGTTCGACCACGACTGCCGCGAGGGGATCTGCGGCATGTGCTCGCAGGTCATCAACGGCGTGCCGCACGGCGGGCAGGAGCGCACCACCGTCTGCCAGCTGCACATGAGGCGCTTCAGCGACGGCGACACCATCTACATCGAGCCGTGGCGTGCCCTTGCCTTCCCGATCCTCAAGGACCTGATCGTGGACAGGGACGCCCTCGAGAAGATCATGCAGGCAGGCGGCTACACCTCCTGCCACACCGGCGGCGTCGCCGACGGCAACGCCCTTCTCGTTCCGAAGCCGGACGCGGACTACGCCATGGACGCGGCCGAGTGCATCGGTTGCGGCGCCTGCGTCGCTGCCTGCCCGAACGGCTCGGCCATGCTCTACACCTCCGCCAAGGTGGCACAGTTGGCCGCCCTGCCGCAGGGCAAAGCGGAAGCCGCCGAGCGCGTCTGCGCCATGACCGACGCGATGCAGGCCGCAGGTTTCGGCAACTGCTCGAACCACTACGAGTGCCAGGCAGCCTGCCCGAAAGGGATCAACGTCAAGTTCATCGCCAGGTTGAACCGCGAGTACCAGAAGGCGCTGTTTAAGTAA
- the tgt gene encoding tRNA guanosine(34) transglycosylase Tgt, translating into MIFKLLKKDPKSGARRGVVTTAHGEIQTPIFMPVATHAAMKAMTPAQVHDTGAQIILSNTYHLHLHPGEALVQKAGGLHQFMGWDGPILTDSGGFQVFSLPKKRITEEGVFFRHEDTGEEVFLDPAKAVAIQEALGADIIMNFDECIPYPCEKSYAERSTEKTIRWAKQCREAHKREKQYLFGIVQGSVFEDLRKRCAKELVKMDFPGYAIGGVSVGEGLELLKQVVGYTAPHLPEDKPRYLMGVGLPEDILESVERGIDMFDCVIPTRYARSATLFTNRGRIRLTNKNYRRDFYPIEPNCTCYTCRNFTRAYLHHLFTANEVLSAILASIHNVHFYLNMMAEIRNSIEEGRFKEYKETFLASYLKGK; encoded by the coding sequence ATGATTTTCAAACTGCTTAAGAAAGATCCCAAGTCGGGAGCGCGCCGCGGCGTGGTGACCACCGCCCACGGAGAGATCCAGACCCCGATTTTCATGCCTGTTGCGACCCACGCCGCCATGAAGGCCATGACCCCCGCGCAGGTGCACGACACCGGCGCGCAGATCATCCTCTCCAACACCTACCATCTGCACCTGCACCCCGGCGAGGCCCTGGTGCAAAAAGCAGGCGGGCTGCACCAGTTCATGGGGTGGGACGGCCCCATCCTCACCGACTCCGGCGGATTCCAGGTCTTCTCGCTCCCCAAGAAGCGGATCACCGAGGAGGGGGTTTTCTTCCGCCACGAGGACACCGGCGAAGAGGTCTTCCTCGACCCGGCCAAGGCGGTCGCCATCCAGGAGGCCTTGGGCGCCGACATCATCATGAACTTCGACGAGTGCATCCCGTATCCCTGCGAGAAATCCTACGCCGAGCGCTCCACCGAGAAGACCATCCGCTGGGCCAAGCAGTGCCGGGAGGCGCACAAAAGGGAGAAGCAGTATCTCTTCGGCATCGTGCAGGGGAGCGTGTTCGAGGACCTGAGGAAGCGCTGCGCCAAGGAGCTGGTGAAGATGGACTTCCCCGGCTACGCCATCGGCGGCGTTTCGGTAGGCGAGGGGCTTGAGCTTTTGAAGCAGGTGGTGGGGTACACCGCACCGCACCTTCCCGAGGACAAGCCGCGCTACCTGATGGGGGTCGGCCTTCCCGAGGACATACTGGAGAGCGTCGAGCGCGGCATCGACATGTTCGACTGCGTGATACCGACCCGCTACGCCAGGAGCGCCACGCTCTTCACCAATCGCGGCCGTATCCGGCTCACCAACAAGAACTACCGGCGCGACTTCTACCCTATCGAGCCCAACTGCACCTGCTACACCTGCCGCAACTTCACCCGCGCCTACCTGCACCACCTCTTCACGGCGAACGAGGTGCTCTCGGCGATACTGGCAAGCATCCACAACGTGCATTTCTACCTGAACATGATGGCCGAGATCCGCAACTCCATCGAGGAGGGGCGCTTCAAGGAGTACAAAGAAACGTTCCTGGCGTCCTATCTCAAGGGGAAATAG
- a CDS encoding succinate dehydrogenase cytochrome b subunit, with protein MRILTSSVGRKILMSITGQLLIIFVLIHLIGNSTIFFGPNGINAYAEHLHSLPPLVWGFRLFMLAAVAVHICYGVMLTLENKAANPGAYAVKKNLKKSFASENMIWTGLLLATFIVYHLIQFTIKGTPDIVIGLDSLNRPDVFKMVVTSFGNALISLVYMAAMVMLFLHLSHGIPSFLQTMGWNNEKTIPAFATGGKVISTVLMLAYISIPAVILAGLLKL; from the coding sequence ATGCGAATCTTAACTAGCTCTGTGGGAAGAAAGATCCTGATGTCCATCACGGGTCAGCTCCTGATCATCTTCGTGCTCATCCACCTGATCGGAAACTCCACCATATTCTTCGGACCCAACGGCATCAACGCCTATGCGGAACACCTGCATAGCCTGCCGCCTTTGGTCTGGGGCTTCCGCCTCTTCATGCTTGCCGCTGTCGCAGTCCACATCTGCTACGGCGTTATGCTCACACTGGAGAACAAGGCCGCCAACCCCGGCGCCTACGCAGTGAAAAAGAACCTGAAAAAGAGCTTCGCTTCCGAGAACATGATCTGGACCGGCCTGCTTCTGGCCACCTTCATCGTGTATCACCTGATCCAGTTCACCATCAAAGGGACCCCTGACATCGTGATCGGGCTTGACTCCCTCAACCGCCCCGACGTCTTCAAGATGGTGGTCACCAGCTTCGGCAACGCGCTGATCTCGCTGGTCTACATGGCCGCCATGGTGATGTTGTTCCTCCATCTCTCCCACGGCATCCCGAGCTTCCTGCAGACCATGGGGTGGAACAACGAGAAAACCATTCCCGCCTTCGCTACCGGGGGGAAGGTAATCTCGACCGTTCTCATGCTCGCATACATCTCGATTCCTGCCGTCATCTTAGCTGGCTTATTGAAACTTTAG
- the mazG gene encoding nucleoside triphosphate pyrophosphohydrolase, whose protein sequence is MEKANQQDRFGRLMEIMRKLRAPGGCPWDAEQSHESLKRYLLEEAYEVIEAIDAKNSALLKEELGDLLLQPVFHAAIAEENGDFTMDEVLDAINEKLVRRHPHVFGDLVIESSEAQVQNWEKIKSQEKGVERKSALSGIPPHLPALMQAHKITEKAARVGFDWEHTDQVFAKVLEELHEFEEAMVAGDQKEMEAELGDLLFAIVNLGRFLSIDPEDALRKTIQRFTKRFSHVEETLHARGKTLPNSTLEEMDQLWEEAKKLEKR, encoded by the coding sequence ATGGAAAAAGCCAACCAGCAAGACCGTTTCGGACGCCTCATGGAGATCATGCGCAAGCTGCGCGCCCCCGGCGGCTGCCCCTGGGACGCGGAACAAAGCCACGAGTCCCTCAAGCGCTACCTTCTCGAAGAGGCGTACGAGGTCATCGAGGCCATCGATGCCAAGAACAGCGCCCTGCTCAAGGAGGAGTTGGGCGACCTCCTTTTGCAGCCGGTCTTCCATGCCGCCATTGCCGAGGAAAACGGCGATTTCACCATGGACGAGGTGCTGGACGCCATCAACGAGAAGCTGGTACGCCGCCACCCGCACGTCTTCGGGGACCTGGTGATCGAGAGCAGCGAGGCCCAGGTGCAAAACTGGGAGAAGATCAAGAGCCAGGAAAAGGGCGTGGAGAGAAAATCGGCGCTCTCCGGGATCCCCCCCCATCTGCCGGCCCTGATGCAGGCGCACAAGATCACCGAGAAGGCGGCACGGGTCGGCTTCGACTGGGAGCACACGGACCAGGTTTTCGCCAAGGTGTTGGAGGAGTTGCACGAATTCGAGGAGGCGATGGTAGCCGGCGACCAGAAGGAGATGGAGGCGGAACTAGGCGACCTGCTCTTCGCCATCGTCAACCTGGGGCGCTTTCTCTCCATCGATCCGGAGGACGCACTCAGAAAGACGATCCAGCGCTTCACCAAGCGCTTCAGCCACGTCGAGGAGACGCTGCATGCCCGGGGCAAGACGCTGCCGAATTCGACTCTCGAAGAGATGGACCAGCTCTGGGAAGAAGCGAAGAAACTGGAAAAACGCTAA
- a CDS encoding class II aldolase/adducin family protein, with protein MRDQIDKYIGKLLADRSAIPGAIAIAAQDDVLIAQGSPELAKLAGDTLSRLNSLALVAARPSLPFAEFLIARAGKGETFILPQDTETRTFLHDIPFLRREDLAGDPAPELARLLGSRKGVIVEGVGIIAVGAITVEQAFINYSSVFHSTFVKYLQDLLTDGFKLPGEREAFESFRKQWLKPLSAEGLEFVDAISLDKEEILLEIERVGRYTVERGLVDSFFGNISACAGDLIYISQTAASLDELKGCIDPVPTDNSSTTGITASSELLAHRKIFEETGARVILHGHPKFAVIMSMLCDKKKECAIKDCWKECPHVRDLGGTPVVAGEIGAGGLAKRVPPVIGASGSAIVYGHGVFTLGRDGFGEAFRTMVEVENFCREEYFRLLKA; from the coding sequence ATGAGAGACCAGATCGATAAATACATAGGGAAGCTTTTGGCGGACCGCTCCGCTATTCCCGGCGCCATCGCCATCGCGGCGCAGGACGACGTGCTGATCGCGCAGGGGAGCCCGGAGCTTGCCAAGCTTGCCGGCGACACGCTGTCGCGCCTCAACTCCTTGGCGCTCGTAGCCGCGCGCCCCTCGCTTCCCTTTGCGGAGTTCCTGATCGCGCGGGCGGGGAAGGGGGAAACCTTCATCCTGCCCCAGGACACCGAGACCCGTACCTTCCTGCACGACATCCCGTTTCTGCGCCGCGAGGATCTAGCCGGGGACCCGGCGCCGGAACTCGCGCGGCTTCTGGGTAGTCGCAAGGGTGTCATCGTCGAGGGGGTGGGCATCATAGCTGTCGGCGCCATCACCGTGGAGCAGGCCTTCATCAACTACTCCTCCGTGTTCCATTCCACCTTCGTCAAATACCTGCAGGATTTGCTTACCGACGGCTTTAAGCTCCCCGGCGAGCGCGAGGCGTTCGAGAGTTTCCGCAAGCAGTGGCTTAAGCCGCTTTCGGCCGAGGGGCTGGAGTTCGTCGATGCCATCTCCCTGGATAAGGAAGAGATCCTCCTCGAGATCGAGCGGGTGGGGCGCTACACGGTCGAGCGGGGGCTGGTCGATTCCTTCTTCGGCAACATCTCCGCCTGCGCCGGGGATCTCATCTACATCTCCCAGACCGCCGCGAGCCTGGACGAGCTGAAGGGGTGCATCGACCCGGTGCCGACCGACAACTCCTCCACGACCGGGATCACCGCCTCCAGCGAACTCTTGGCCCACAGAAAGATCTTCGAAGAAACCGGGGCGCGGGTCATCCTGCACGGGCACCCGAAGTTCGCCGTCATCATGAGCATGCTCTGCGACAAGAAGAAGGAGTGCGCCATCAAGGACTGCTGGAAGGAGTGTCCCCACGTGCGGGACCTGGGCGGCACGCCGGTGGTGGCGGGCGAGATCGGCGCGGGAGGGTTAGCCAAGCGCGTTCCCCCCGTGATCGGCGCCAGCGGTTCCGCCATCGTCTACGGCCACGGCGTCTTCACGCTCGGGCGCGACGGGTTCGGGGAAGCCTTCAGGACCATGGTCGAGGTGGAGAACTTCTGCCGCGAAGAATACTTTAGGCTGTTAAAGGCGTAA